Genomic DNA from Jejubacter calystegiae:
AAAACAAGGCAAGCTGAATCTATGGCATATGCACTGGAACTTGAGCAACTGACGAAAACCTATCCCGGCGGCGTTCAGGCGTTGCGAGGCATCGATCTGCGCGTAGAAGCCGGTGATTTTTACGCACTATTGGGGCCTAACGGCGCAGGAAAATCCACCACCATCGGTATTATCAGCTCGCTGGTCAATAAAAGCGCAGGCCAGGTCAAGGTCTTCGGCTATGACCTGGCGCGTGATGTGGTGAATGCCAAGCGCCAGCTTGGGCTGGTGCCGCAGGAATTTAACTTTAACCCCTTCGAGACGGTACAGCAGATCGTCGTGAATCAGGCGGGTTACTACGGCGTACCGCGCCGCGAGGCGATAGCGCGTAGCGAAAAATACCTGACGCAGCTCGATCTGTGGGGAAAACGCAACGAACGTGCGCGCATGCTCTCTGGCGGTATGAAGCGTCGCCTGATGATCGCCAGGGCGCTGATGCATGAGCCGCGGTTGCTGATTCTGGATGAGCCCACAGCCGGAGTGGATATTGAACTGCGCCGCT
This window encodes:
- a CDS encoding ABC transporter ATP-binding protein, translated to MAYALELEQLTKTYPGGVQALRGIDLRVEAGDFYALLGPNGAGKSTTIGIISSLVNKSAGQVKVFGYDLARDVVNAKRQLGLVPQEFNFNPFETVQQIVVNQAGYYGVPRREAIARSEKYLTQLDLWGKRNERARMLSGGMKRRLMIARALMHEPRLLILDEPTAGVDIELRRSMWTFLKDLNDQGTTIILTTHYLEEAEMLCRNIGIIQSGELVENTSMKDLLSKLKSETFILDLAPKSPIPKLDGYQYRLVDTSTLEVEVLREQGVNSVFAQLSAQGIQVLSMRNKANRLEELFVTLVHEKKGEPA